A single Elephas maximus indicus isolate mEleMax1 chromosome 2, mEleMax1 primary haplotype, whole genome shotgun sequence DNA region contains:
- the LOC126068170 gene encoding olfactory receptor 14A16-like — MANLTTLVAEFILMGFSDIRDHQVLHATLFLLIYLIALVGNLLIILLTTLDQHLKSPMYFFLRTLSFLDLCFISVTVPKAIIHSLTQNSSISFLGCVAQVFLVVLFACAELALLTVMSYDRYAAICRPLYYQIVMKKRACKQMLAASWLSGVVSGFLNTSVTFCLPFCRSNFVYQFFCEIPSLLKLSCSENYLAETGAIIITTSLGFLCFISITVSYIHILVTVLRIPSVEGRSRAFSTCIPHLVVVTVFLTTGFIAYLKPVSESPSVWGLLVSVFYTVVPPTLNPIIYSLKNKDMKTAFWKILRKIVIRQ, encoded by the coding sequence ATGGCCAATCTGACCACTTTGGTGGCTGAATTCATCCTCATGGGATTTTCAGATATCAGGGATCACCAAGTCCTCCACGCCACACTGTTCTTACTCATCTACCTGATAGCTCTGGTTGGCAACCTCCTCATCATTCTTCTCACCACTTTGGACCAGCACCTCAAAagtcccatgtactttttcctgagGACACTGTCATTCTTAGATCTTTGTTTCATCTCTGTCACAGTTCCCAAGGCCATCATCCATTCTTTGACTCAAAATAGTTCCATATCTTTCCTGGGGTGTGTGGCACaggtctttttagttgttctgttTGCTTGTGCAGAGCTGGCCTTGCTCACAGTAATGTCCTATGACCGATATGCAGCCATTTGCCGGCCCCTGTATTATCAGATTGTCATGAAAAAAAGGGCCTGTAAACAGATGCTTGCTGCTTCATGGCTCAGTGGGGTTGTCTCTGGTTTCTTGAATACATCTGTGACCTTCTGTTTACCATTTTGTAGGTCGAATTTTGTCTATCAATTCTTCTGTGAGATCCCTTCACTACTCAAACTATCCTGCTCAGAGAATTATCTTGCTGAGACTGGAGCCATAATCATTACAACATccttgggttttctgtgttttatttctaTCACGGTTTCCTATATCCACATCTTAGTCACGGTTCTAAGGATACCGTCAGTGGAAGGCCGGTCAAGAGCCTTTTCCACCTGTATTCCTCACCTTGTAGTTGTTACTGTTTTTCTAACTACAGGGTTCATTGCCTACCTAAAGCCAGTGTCAGAGTCCCCTTCAGTTTGGGGTCTTCTGGTATCTGTCTTCTATACTGTGGTGCCACCTACCCTGAATCCCATCATCTATAGCCTGAAGAACAAGGACATGAAAACCGCCTTTTGGAAAATTTTGAGAAAGATTGTCATCAGACAATAA